In Polyodon spathula isolate WHYD16114869_AA chromosome 11, ASM1765450v1, whole genome shotgun sequence, one genomic interval encodes:
- the LOC121322606 gene encoding splicing factor 3B subunit 1 isoform X2: MDVMREQHLTKEEKEIRQQMAEKAKAGELKVVNGSAASQAAAAAKRKRRWDQTADQTPNSASTTPKKVSSWDQADVTSEQTPGHTPGHTPSESRWDETPGRAKGSETPGATPSSRMWDPTPSHTPAGAATPGRGDTPGHVTPGHGGATSSVRKNRWDETPKTERETPGHGSGWAETPRTDRGGDSVEETPTPGASKRKSRWDETPASQMGSSTPLLTPGKTPIGTPAMNMATPTPGHLMSMTPEQLQAWRWEREIDERNRPLTDDELDAMFPEGYKVLPPPAGYVPIRTPARKLTATPTPMGGMTGFHMQTEDRTMKTINDQPSGNLPFLKPDDIQYFDKLLVEVDESTLSPEEQKERKIMKLLLKIKNGTPPMRKAALRQITDKAREFGAGPLFNQILPLLMSPTLEDQERHLLVKVIDRILYKLDDLVRPYVHKILVVIEPLLIDEDYYARVEGREIISNLAKAAGLATMISTMRPDIDNMDEYVRNTTARAFAVVASALGIPSLLPFLKAVCKSKKSWQARHTGIKIVQQIAILMGCAILPHLRSLVEIIEHGLVDEQQKVRTISALAIAALAEAATPYGIESFDSVLKPLWKGIRQHRGKGLAAFLKAIGYLIPLMDAEYANYYTREVMLILIREFQSPDEEMKKIVLKVVKQCCGTDGVEANYIKTEILPAFFKHFWQHRMALDRRNYRQLVDTTVELANKVGAAEIISRIVDDLKDEAEQYRKMVMETIEKIMGNLGAADIDHKLEEQLIDGILYAFQEQTTEDSVMLNGFGTVVNALGKRVKPYLPQICGTVLWRLNNKSAKVRQQAADLISRTAVVMKTCQEEKLMGHLGVVLYEYLGEEYPEVLGSILGALKAIVNVIGMHKMTPPIKDLLPRLTPILKNRHEKVQENCIDLVGRIADRGAEYVSAREWMRICFELLELLKAHKKAIRRATVNTFGYIAKAIGPHDVLATLLNNLKVQERQNRVCTTVAIAIVAETCSPFTVLPALMNEYRVPELNVQNGVLKSLSFLFEYIGEMGKDYIYAVTPLLEDALMDRDLVHRQTASAVVQHMSLGVYGFGCEDSLNHLLNYVWPNVFETSPHVIQAVMGALEGLRVAIGPCRMLQYCLQGLFHPARKVRDVYWKIYNSIYIGSQDALIAHYPRVYNDEKNPYVRYELEYSL, translated from the exons ATGGACGTCATGCGTGAGCAGCACCTCACAAAGGAAGAG AAAGAGATCCGTCAGCAGATGGCGGAGAAGGCGAAGGCAGGGGAGCTGAAGGTGGTGAACGGCTCTGCTGCGTCCCAGGCTGCTGCAGCCGCTAAACGCAAGCGCCGGTGGGACCAGACTGCGGACCAGACCCCCAACAGTGCCAGCACCACGCCCAAGAAGGTGTCCAGCTGGGACCAGGCAGACGTCACCTCAGAG cAAACTCCGGGACACACACCGGGACACACACCCTCTGAGAGCCGCTGGGATGAGACCCCAGGCCGGGCGAAGGGCAGTGAGACCCCTGGAGCCACCCCCAGCTCCCGCATGTGGGACCCCACCCCCAGCCACACACCCGCAGGAGCAGCAACGCCTGGCAGAGGAGACACACCTGGTCACGTCACGCCAGGTCACGGAGGAGCCACCTCTAGCGTGCGCAAAAATCGCTGGGATGAGACGCCCAAGACAGAGAGAG AGACCCCTGGCCACGGCAGCGGCTGGGCTGAGACCCCCCGTACGGACCGTGGTGGTGACTCTGTGGAAGAGACTCCCACCCCAGGGGCCAGCAAGAGGAAGTCACGATGGGACGAGACCCCAGCCAGCCAGATGGGCTCCTCCACCCCCCTGCTCACCCCGGGAAAGACCCCCATAGGAACCCCTGCCATGAATATGGCCACTCCCACGCCAG GTCACCTGATGAGCATGACACCCGAGCAGCTGCAGGCCTGGCGCTGGGAGCGTGAGATAGACGAGAGGAACCGGCCGCTCACTGACGATGAGCTCGATGCCATGTTCCCTGAGGGGTACAAG GTCCTGCCCCCTCCAGCGGGCTACGTTCCAATCCGCACCCCGGCCCGCAAGCTCAcagccacccccacccccatggGAGGAATGACTGGGTTCCACATGCAGACAGAGGACCGCACCATGAAGACCATCAACGACCAGCCCTCCGGCAACCTGCCCTTCCTCAAGCCAGACGATATCCAGTACTTCGACAAGCTGCTG GTGGAGGTGGATGAGTCGACTCTCAGTCCAGAGGAGCAGAAGGAACGGAAGATCATGAAACTGCTGTTGAAAATTAAGAACGGCACTCCGCCAATGAGAAAG GCCGCGCTCCGTCAGATCACAGATAAAGCCCGTGAGTTTGGGGCTGGCCCGCTCTTCAATCAGATTCTGCCCCTGCTGATGTCCCCCACGCTGGAGGATCAGGAGCGCCATCTTCTGGTGAAGGTCATCGACAGGATCCTGTACAAGCTGGACGACCTGGTCCGGCCTTATGTGCACAAG ATTCTCGTGGTTATTGAACCTTTGTTGATTGATGAAGATTACTACGCCAGAGTGGAGGGCAGAGAAATCATCTCCAATTTGGCCAAG GCTGCTGGTCTGGCCACCATGATCTCCACCATGCGCCCCGACATTGACAACATGGACGAGTATGTGAGGAACACGACGGCCCGCGCCTTCGCAGTGGTGGCCTCGGCGCTGGGGATCCCCTCGCTGCTCCCCTTCCTCAAGGCTGTGTGCAAGAGCAAGAAGTCCTGGCAGGCCAGGCACACTGGCATCAAGATTGTGCAGCAGATCGCCATTCTCATGGGTTGTGCCATCCTGCCCCACCTCAGGAGCCTGGTGGAGATCATTGAGCACG GTCTGGTGGACGAGCAGCAGAAGGTGCGCACTATCAGTGCTCTGGCTATCGCTGCCCTGGCTGAGGCAGCCACCCCCTACGGTATCGAGTCTTTCGACTCCGTGCTCAAGCCCCTGTGGAAGGGTATTCGGCAGCACAGAGGCAAG GGTCTGGCTGCTTTCCTGAAGGCTATCGGCTACCTGATCCCCCTGATGGACGCTGAGTATGCTAACTACTACACCAGGGAAGTGATGCTGATCCTCATCAGAGAGTTCCAGTCTCCTGACGAGGAAATGAAGAAGATTGTGCTCAag GTGGTGAAGCAGTGCTGTGGCACAGACGGTGTGGAAGCAAATTACATCAAGACAGAGATCCTGCCGGCCTTCTTCAAACACTTTTGGCAGCACAGGATGGCGCTGGACAGGAGGAACTACAGACAG cTGGTGGACACCACGGTGGAGCTGGCTAACAAGGTGGGCGCTGCGGAGATCATCTCTCGCATCGTGGACGACCTGAAGGACGAGGCAGAGCAATACCGTAAGATGGTGATGGAGACCATCGAGAAGATCATGGGCAACCTTGGGGCTGCTGACATCGACCACAAACTGGAGGAGCAGCTTATCGACGGCATCCTGTACGCCTTCCAGGAGCAGACTACTGAG GACTCTGTGATGCTGAACGGCTTTGGCACGGTGGTGAATGCACTTGGGAAGCGTGTGAAGCCCTACCTGCCCCAGATTTGCGGTACCGTCCTGTGGCGTCTCAACAATAAGTCTGCCAAAGTGCGCCAGCAAGCCGCGGACCTAATTTCCAGAACTGCCGTCGTCATGAAGACTTGCCAGGAG gAAAAGCTGATGGGTCACTTGGGGGTGGTGCTGTACGAGTACCTGGGAGAGGAGTACCCGGAAGTGCTGGGGAGCATTCTTGGGGCGCTCAAGGCCATTGTCAACGTTATCG GTATGCACAAGATGACTCCCCCGATCAAGGACCTGCTGCCCAGACTGACACCCATCCTAAAGAACAGGCACGAGAAGGTCCAGGAGAACTGCATCGACCTGGTTGGACGAATTGCTGACCG gggAGCTGAGTATGTCTCAGCCAGGGAGTGGATGAGGATTTGCTTTGAGCTGCTGGAACTGTTGAAGGCTCACAAGAAAGCCATCAGGAGAGCCACAGTCAACACCTTTGGCTACATCGCCAAGGCCATTGG CCCTCACGACGTGCTGGCCACTCTGCTCAATAACCTGAAGGTCCAGGAGCGACAGAACCGCGTGTGCACCACCGTGGCCATCGCTATCGTGGCGGAGACATGCTCTCCCTTCACTGTGCTGCCAGCGCTCATGAACGAGTACCGCGTGCCTGAGCTCAACGTGCAGAACGGCGTGCTCAAGTCCCTCTCCTTCCTCTTTGAGTACATTGGGGAGATGGGCAAGGACTACATTTACGCAGTCACGCCACTGCTGGAGGACGCACTTATGGACAG AGACCTGGTGCACAGGCAGACAGCCAGTGCGGTGGTGCAGCACATGTCTCTGGGTGTGTACGGGTTTGGTTGTGAGGACTCCCTCAATCACCTGCTCAACTACGTCTGGCCCAACGTGTTCGAGACCTCGCCCCACGTCATCCAGGCGGTCATGGGGGCACTGGAGGGGCTGCGCGTCGCCATCGGGCCCTGCCGCATGCTGCAGTACTGCTTACAG GGCTTGTTCCACCCAGCAAGGAAGGTGAGGGACGTTTACTGGAAGATCTACAACTCTATCTACATCGGCTCCCAGGATGCTCTGATCGCACACTACCCCCGCGTGTACAACGACGAGAAGAACCCTTACGTCCGCTACGAGCTCGAATACTCCTTGTAA